The proteins below are encoded in one region of Fimbriimonadaceae bacterium:
- a CDS encoding alpha/beta fold hydrolase, whose translation MAAVAWFSVHPFRIPVFTAPGMMGEEQHVFRVQTDDGLTIKGWWSPAPSPRCAVVFCHGYMMNRCEFVPFTSLFTSRGASCTFFDFRAHGWSEGGTTFLGVEERRDVAAVVAHIREVSPGLPIVLCGASMGAAAAVRACATDPSLASALILDSPYERLDVATRGWWNYLDRGRWSRFLGPVAWFGRLLTGVDPKAVDTVMLLEQIPDIPILCLIGRRDPLLPPSSADRLLRACGDDVRTVWFEQSGHSEGRFHEPRRYVEEMFSFLESLNFLDSRQENWIKSQAASVE comes from the coding sequence GTGGCCGCCGTCGCGTGGTTCAGCGTCCATCCGTTCCGCATCCCCGTCTTCACGGCGCCGGGCATGATGGGCGAGGAACAGCACGTCTTCCGGGTCCAGACGGACGACGGGCTCACCATAAAGGGGTGGTGGTCGCCAGCCCCCAGCCCCCGGTGCGCCGTGGTCTTTTGCCACGGCTACATGATGAACCGGTGCGAGTTCGTCCCCTTCACGTCGCTCTTCACGAGCCGCGGCGCCTCCTGCACCTTCTTCGACTTCCGGGCCCATGGCTGGAGCGAGGGCGGGACCACCTTCCTGGGGGTCGAGGAAAGACGGGACGTCGCCGCCGTCGTGGCCCATATCCGGGAGGTGAGCCCCGGGCTCCCCATCGTGCTCTGCGGGGCTAGCATGGGGGCGGCGGCAGCCGTCCGCGCCTGTGCCACTGACCCGAGCCTGGCCTCGGCGTTGATCCTGGATTCGCCCTACGAACGCCTGGACGTGGCGACGCGCGGCTGGTGGAACTACCTCGACCGGGGGCGGTGGAGCCGCTTCCTGGGTCCGGTCGCCTGGTTCGGCCGCCTCTTAACCGGGGTGGACCCAAAGGCGGTGGACACGGTCATGCTCCTGGAACAAATCCCGGACATCCCGATCCTCTGCCTCATCGGCCGCAGGGACCCGCTCTTGCCGCCGAGCTCCGCGGACCGCCTCCTGCGGGCGTGCGGCGACGACGTCCGCACGGTCTGGTTCGAGCAAAGCGGCCACTCTGAGGGCCGCTTCCACGAGCCCCGAAGATACGTGGAGGAGATGTTCTCCTTCCTGGAATCCCTGAATTTCTTGGATTCTCGCCAAGAGAACTGGATCAAATCACAGGCAGCCTCCGTCGAATAG
- a CDS encoding FHA domain-containing protein yields the protein MQRRPVCLLVLLLVAAASLGQSKFVRLEFPGEGDRVAWLGSLEEPGKVDGPVSASGTSLELPVGDKPGKLAIFVHDRKTGNVAVRALAKVQEGRWRVLPEDDARVFRSAFLLTHGGEPVSTAVVEVVAGDEKRTALVTPSDKGIAEFLNLPEGSFTVAVKFKSGGDEKQTPAQTFVAKLGAGVTEPRKIEIADPVETVPAEKPDAATGRKEGAPERSGGAAASESGAAPPKPTEPLNPLASIINLVIGLAVVGGVGYGIFWFVKNNPAKVQDALKQVGLGDQGQQAQAGGDPAPVPQAPQPIQPIVLGDGPPGPVPAPASVPAVGAVSNPRLVRADGSIYLLPEGTAVVSREEGAEIVLAGESTVSRRHAQITRTGDSLTIADLGSTNGTFVNGVRLEGSAALNPGDSVQFGSVALRYEA from the coding sequence GTGCAAAGAAGACCGGTCTGCCTGCTCGTCCTCCTGCTCGTAGCCGCCGCATCGCTCGGACAGTCCAAGTTTGTGCGCCTGGAGTTTCCGGGCGAGGGAGACCGCGTGGCCTGGCTCGGCTCGCTCGAGGAGCCCGGCAAGGTCGACGGCCCGGTTAGCGCAAGCGGCACTTCGCTAGAGCTGCCCGTCGGTGACAAGCCCGGCAAGCTCGCGATCTTCGTCCACGACCGTAAGACTGGAAACGTCGCCGTCCGCGCCTTGGCGAAGGTCCAGGAAGGCCGGTGGCGGGTGCTGCCCGAAGACGACGCCCGCGTCTTTCGAAGCGCCTTCTTGCTGACCCACGGGGGCGAGCCTGTCTCGACGGCGGTGGTCGAGGTCGTCGCCGGGGACGAAAAGCGGACTGCCCTGGTCACTCCAAGCGACAAGGGAATTGCCGAGTTCCTAAACCTTCCCGAGGGGAGTTTCACCGTGGCCGTGAAGTTCAAATCGGGCGGCGACGAAAAGCAGACCCCGGCCCAAACGTTCGTGGCTAAGCTGGGGGCAGGCGTCACGGAGCCCCGAAAGATCGAAATCGCCGACCCCGTGGAGACCGTGCCCGCAGAAAAGCCGGACGCAGCGACCGGTCGAAAAGAGGGGGCGCCAGAACGAAGCGGCGGTGCGGCCGCGTCAGAAAGCGGAGCGGCACCGCCAAAGCCGACAGAACCCTTGAACCCCCTCGCCTCAATTATCAACCTTGTTATAGGTCTTGCCGTCGTGGGCGGGGTCGGCTATGGAATTTTCTGGTTCGTCAAGAACAACCCCGCCAAGGTCCAAGACGCCCTGAAGCAGGTCGGGCTTGGAGACCAGGGCCAGCAAGCCCAAGCCGGAGGGGACCCTGCCCCCGTGCCGCAGGCCCCGCAACCGATCCAACCGATCGTGCTCGGGGACGGCCCCCCCGGTCCCGTCCCCGCCCCGGCCAGCGTTCCCGCCGTCGGCGCTGTCTCGAACCCGAGGCTCGTGCGCGCGGACGGTTCGATCTACCTACTGCCGGAAGGCACCGCCGTGGTCAGCCGCGAGGAGGGCGCGGAGATCGTGCTGGCAGGCGAGTCCACCGTCTCACGACGGCACGCCCAGATCACGCGGACCGGGGACAGCCTCACCATCGCCGACCTGGGCAGTACGAACGGCACTTTCGTGAACGGCGTGCGGCTGGAAGGAAGCGCTGCGCTGAACCCCGGGGACTCCGTCCAGTTCGGGTCGGTGGCCCTGCGCTACGAGGCATAG
- a CDS encoding ATP synthase F0 subunit C, whose protein sequence is MENLIAQAGAPLAPAFGFGIGAGLAALGIGIGQGLLAGQGLAAIARQPEKAGDIRTSMIIALVFPELIFLLMFVLCLIK, encoded by the coding sequence ATGGAGAACCTCATCGCCCAGGCAGGAGCCCCGCTCGCACCAGCCTTTGGATTCGGCATTGGCGCAGGCCTTGCCGCTCTCGGAATCGGTATCGGACAAGGGCTGCTCGCCGGCCAGGGCCTCGCGGCCATCGCACGGCAGCCGGAGAAAGCCGGTGACATCCGCACGTCGATGATCATCGCGCTCGTCTTCCCCGAGCTGATCTTCCTGCTCATGTTCGTCCTCTGCCTTATCAAGTAA
- a CDS encoding NAD(P)H-hydrate dehydratase → MWIADTARCREIDRRATEEFGIPAMVLMERAGLAVFETLRQMLPEGGRIIVLCGPGNNGGDGFVVARLAHEHGYGVTCLVTSDEASLREECRQQMLQARGLGLRPVFAGDPRWERKLECLGSFDLIVDAILGIGAHGPLLGNVAEAVRAVNRSGVPVLAIDVPSGIETDTGAELGDSVWALRTVTFGLPKPYLFQAMGLEHSGYWTVADIGFPRQVANEPTGTRMVCQDWVASLVPERLRSSHKGMNGHVLIVAGSRGMRGAAALAAKAAYRSGAGVVTVASVEPVLETVMAHCPECVLMPLPETDGVIDPAAFKRVIENQHHFDAALFGPGMSQTQPVKDFLAKVWCRWEVPSCIDADALNAIASGLTLPPCECVLTPHPGEMGRLLGKSADQIQADRLGCVAEAAQRLGKTVLLKGAHSLATGPGQDLLVNQTGNPGMASAGMGDVLGGVVTTLLGQDAGALEAAAAGMFWHGLAGDLAAMELGAVGYTARDVISRLPAARAKLTLTCKEDRSACSSSCS, encoded by the coding sequence ATGTGGATCGCCGATACAGCCCGTTGCCGCGAGATCGATCGTCGAGCGACCGAAGAGTTCGGCATCCCGGCCATGGTGCTGATGGAGAGGGCCGGTTTGGCCGTCTTCGAGACCCTTCGCCAGATGCTCCCGGAAGGGGGCCGGATCATCGTCCTCTGCGGCCCCGGCAACAACGGCGGGGACGGTTTCGTGGTCGCCCGGCTTGCTCACGAGCACGGCTACGGCGTCACCTGCCTGGTCACCTCGGACGAAGCGTCCCTTCGCGAGGAGTGCCGGCAGCAGATGCTCCAGGCCCGAGGGCTGGGCCTGCGGCCCGTCTTCGCGGGCGACCCCCGCTGGGAGCGCAAGCTCGAGTGCCTCGGCAGTTTTGACCTCATCGTCGACGCGATCCTGGGGATAGGCGCCCACGGCCCGCTTCTCGGCAACGTTGCCGAAGCCGTCCGCGCGGTGAACCGTTCGGGGGTGCCTGTCCTCGCCATCGACGTCCCGAGCGGGATCGAGACGGACACGGGCGCGGAGCTCGGCGACAGCGTCTGGGCGCTCCGGACGGTGACATTCGGGCTTCCCAAGCCTTACTTGTTCCAAGCCATGGGGCTGGAGCACTCCGGCTATTGGACGGTGGCGGACATCGGCTTCCCGCGCCAAGTCGCGAACGAGCCGACGGGCACGCGCATGGTCTGCCAAGACTGGGTGGCCAGCCTCGTCCCCGAGCGCCTACGGTCCAGCCACAAGGGCATGAACGGCCACGTGCTGATCGTTGCGGGGAGCCGTGGAATGCGCGGGGCGGCGGCGCTGGCAGCAAAGGCTGCCTACCGGTCGGGGGCCGGCGTGGTGACGGTCGCCTCGGTCGAACCCGTCCTCGAGACCGTGATGGCCCACTGCCCGGAGTGCGTGCTGATGCCGCTCCCGGAGACGGACGGCGTGATCGACCCCGCCGCGTTCAAGCGGGTCATTGAAAACCAGCACCACTTTGACGCCGCCCTCTTCGGCCCCGGGATGAGCCAAACGCAGCCCGTCAAGGACTTTCTGGCCAAAGTCTGGTGCCGCTGGGAGGTGCCGAGCTGTATCGACGCCGACGCCCTCAACGCGATCGCCTCTGGGCTGACCCTGCCGCCTTGCGAGTGCGTCCTGACCCCGCACCCGGGCGAAATGGGCCGCCTGCTCGGAAAGTCCGCCGATCAGATCCAGGCCGACCGCCTCGGCTGCGTCGCGGAAGCGGCCCAACGGCTGGGCAAGACGGTGCTCCTCAAGGGCGCGCACAGCCTGGCCACCGGGCCGGGCCAAGACCTCCTCGTGAACCAGACTGGCAACCCCGGCATGGCTTCCGCAGGGATGGGTGACGTTCTGGGCGGGGTGGTCACGACCCTCCTCGGCCAGGACGCCGGGGCCCTTGAGGCGGCCGCAGCCGGGATGTTTTGGCACGGCCTGGCGGGCGACCTCGCCGCGATGGAACTGGGTGCGGTCGGCTACACCGCGCGAGACGTGATCTCGCGCCTTCCCGCCGCCCGGGCTAAACTCACGCTAACGTGCAAAGAAGACCGGTCTGCCTGCTCGTCCTCCTGCTCGTAG
- the atpH gene encoding ATP synthase F1 subunit delta: protein MTDARVARRYARALFNAAKKQGIVKSVEDDLALIGTVTSNTPGFRRFLNDPSAPQATKLSLFEKAFSDRVTATTMGFLRLVLEKGREDSLDLVRYAFVELRREDEGVVRAVVTTTRDLSEEERRRIVDRLTRASGKTIEAEFEIDPSLIGGIRVAYASYVLEGSVKGALDRMRERLIYDVLKQN from the coding sequence GTGACGGACGCCAGGGTCGCCCGCCGCTATGCAAGGGCTCTCTTCAACGCCGCGAAAAAGCAAGGCATCGTGAAGAGCGTCGAGGACGACCTGGCCCTGATCGGGACCGTCACTTCCAACACGCCGGGCTTCCGGCGGTTCCTGAACGACCCCTCCGCGCCCCAAGCCACGAAGCTCTCCCTCTTTGAGAAGGCCTTCAGCGACCGGGTCACGGCGACGACCATGGGCTTCCTGCGGCTCGTCCTGGAAAAAGGGCGCGAGGACAGCCTCGACCTGGTCCGGTACGCGTTCGTCGAACTGCGCCGCGAGGACGAAGGCGTCGTCCGCGCAGTCGTCACCACCACCCGCGACCTCTCGGAAGAGGAGCGGAGGCGCATCGTGGACCGGCTCACCCGCGCAAGCGGCAAAACGATCGAGGCCGAGTTCGAAATCGACCCCAGTTTGATCGGCGGCATCCGAGTCGCCTACGCCAGCTACGTGCTCGAAGGCTCTGTGAAGGGCGCCCTCGACCGGATGCGCGAAAGACTCATCTACGACGTTCTCAAGCAAAACTGA
- a CDS encoding phosphoribosylaminoimidazolesuccinocarboxamide synthase, translated as MALLSAEGVGLPLVHRGKVRDVFDLGDALLFVATDRVSAFDVVMENGVPDKGRLLNQISNFWFEKLAATGPNHLLSTQDEEIVARVPGWTPELEGRSALVRKTRPLTFECVVRGYLAGSLYKDYMRDGGRVHGLDLPSGLLDGSRLPEPIFSPATKAQEGHDENVSYARMESELGADVARQAREWSLELFRAASEHAATVGLILADTKFEFGLASDGLVWIDEALTPDSSRYWEASAWKPGGPQPSFDKQPLRDWLEASGWDKKPPGPRLPEAVVKATRERYVSAFERLTGQRWPAA; from the coding sequence ATGGCGCTTCTTTCGGCCGAGGGGGTGGGACTCCCCCTCGTCCACCGGGGCAAAGTCCGCGACGTGTTCGACCTGGGCGACGCCCTCCTTTTCGTCGCGACCGACCGAGTCTCCGCATTCGACGTGGTGATGGAGAACGGCGTGCCGGACAAAGGCCGCCTCCTCAACCAGATCTCCAACTTCTGGTTCGAGAAGTTGGCCGCCACCGGCCCGAACCATTTGCTCTCCACCCAGGACGAGGAGATCGTTGCGCGCGTCCCCGGCTGGACGCCGGAGCTCGAAGGCCGCTCCGCCCTCGTGCGGAAGACGCGCCCGCTCACCTTCGAATGCGTCGTCCGCGGCTACCTCGCAGGCTCGCTCTATAAAGACTATATGCGCGACGGCGGTCGCGTGCACGGACTCGACCTCCCATCCGGCTTGCTCGATGGGTCGCGGTTGCCGGAGCCCATCTTCTCGCCCGCGACCAAGGCCCAAGAAGGGCACGACGAGAACGTCTCGTACGCCCGCATGGAATCGGAACTGGGCGCGGACGTCGCGCGGCAGGCACGCGAGTGGTCGCTCGAACTCTTCCGGGCCGCCTCGGAGCACGCTGCGACCGTAGGGCTGATCCTGGCCGACACCAAGTTCGAGTTCGGCCTCGCCTCAGACGGGCTCGTCTGGATCGACGAGGCCCTTACGCCCGACTCTTCGCGCTACTGGGAAGCCTCCGCTTGGAAGCCCGGCGGACCGCAACCGAGTTTCGACAAACAGCCTTTGCGCGACTGGCTGGAGGCGAGCGGCTGGGACAAAAAGCCGCCCGGTCCGCGGCTCCCCGAGGCCGTCGTCAAAGCCACGCGCGAGAGGTATGTGTCGGCCTTCGAACGCCTCACCGGCCAAAGGTGGCCCGCCGCATGA
- a CDS encoding DUF433 domain-containing protein has translation MKTISNHWALSQLERLARNEPDKLEVLLTKIKESLPDLYGELVLMSVESGQTSEVDAARLLDTDPVSVGMRLESFRLSVGENQLGHIVHDVHGVAKIEDKQVTVWEIVREFRRAGTVSAMRDQFPALNEVELRAALAYAGRNPDEIGGQIRAYEELVERSRAAYPFAKTSP, from the coding sequence ATGAAGACCATTTCAAACCACTGGGCGCTTTCCCAGCTAGAGCGGCTTGCCCGAAACGAGCCGGACAAGTTGGAAGTGCTCCTCACAAAGATCAAGGAGTCCTTGCCGGACCTCTATGGCGAACTCGTTCTGATGTCGGTCGAAAGCGGCCAGACCTCGGAAGTCGACGCCGCCCGGCTACTCGACACGGATCCCGTCTCCGTCGGAATGCGGCTTGAGAGCTTCAGGCTCTCGGTCGGAGAGAACCAACTCGGGCACATCGTCCACGACGTTCACGGTGTGGCAAAGATTGAAGACAAACAAGTGACGGTCTGGGAGATCGTGCGCGAGTTTCGGCGCGCCGGTACGGTCTCGGCGATGCGCGACCAGTTCCCGGCCTTGAACGAGGTCGAACTGCGGGCCGCGCTCGCTTATGCGGGCCGAAACCCCGACGAGATCGGCGGCCAGATCCGCGCCTACGAAGAGCTCGTCGAGCGCAGCCGCGCCGCTTATCCGTTCGCCAAGACCTCGCCATAA
- a CDS encoding AtpZ/AtpI family protein: MDDERSEEEARLAAEELRLKDIDAAIARARQEARLAAPHDEDIELQLRDIEDRARRVRAQKESPLPSVGGGKMSDESYRDAGVALAVAYNVVGGTIGGWVIGLLIDMGTKNPPLGQALGALIGGVAGVTGAIIMALRADQRNSKK; the protein is encoded by the coding sequence ATGGACGACGAGCGCTCTGAGGAAGAGGCTCGGCTGGCGGCAGAGGAACTCCGGTTGAAGGACATCGACGCGGCCATCGCCCGGGCGCGTCAGGAAGCGCGGCTGGCCGCGCCGCACGACGAGGACATCGAACTCCAGCTTCGCGACATCGAAGACCGGGCCCGCCGGGTACGCGCGCAGAAGGAGAGCCCCTTGCCCTCTGTCGGCGGCGGAAAGATGAGCGACGAATCCTACCGGGACGCGGGAGTCGCCTTGGCCGTGGCCTATAACGTCGTCGGCGGCACGATCGGGGGCTGGGTGATCGGCCTCCTCATCGATATGGGCACCAAGAACCCGCCGTTGGGCCAGGCGCTGGGCGCATTGATCGGCGGGGTCGCGGGCGTGACGGGCGCGATCATCATGGCGCTGCGCGCGGATCAGAGGAACTCGAAGAAATGA
- the atpF gene encoding F0F1 ATP synthase subunit B, whose protein sequence is MPATTFFVVGVVFLAVGWFLHQQGANAIMIGGQFEFDYAVMVSMIGVLFLLFPVVDMFYLKPLGDILEQRNNELESTFAEAEALRTQMTDMKSDYERRLADTEAKAREQIQGQIREAQELRKTLMAEATQRADEMVKRAQEEIAAERDRALAGIRIQVADLSLMAAERILRENMDDERNRRLVNEFLDTVEVPSA, encoded by the coding sequence GTGCCGGCAACCACGTTCTTCGTGGTCGGCGTCGTGTTCTTGGCGGTCGGCTGGTTCCTGCACCAACAGGGCGCCAACGCCATCATGATCGGCGGCCAGTTCGAGTTTGACTACGCGGTCATGGTCAGCATGATCGGCGTGCTCTTCCTCCTTTTCCCGGTGGTCGACATGTTCTATTTAAAGCCGCTGGGAGACATCCTCGAACAGCGGAACAACGAACTGGAATCCACCTTCGCGGAGGCCGAAGCGCTGCGCACGCAGATGACGGACATGAAGTCCGACTACGAGCGCCGGCTCGCCGACACCGAGGCGAAGGCCCGCGAACAGATCCAGGGCCAGATCCGCGAGGCCCAGGAACTCCGCAAGACGCTGATGGCGGAAGCCACCCAGCGCGCGGACGAAATGGTCAAGCGGGCTCAGGAAGAGATCGCCGCCGAGCGCGACCGCGCCCTCGCCGGCATCCGCATCCAAGTGGCCGACCTCTCGCTGATGGCGGCCGAGCGCATCCTCCGCGAGAACATGGACGACGAGCGCAACCGACGGCTCGTCAACGAGTTCTTGGACACCGTCGAGGTGCCCTCAGCGTGA
- a CDS encoding FHA domain-containing protein produces MGSVVVRAFACALAGTLAWIICEPFFPRVFSGFGAMQVDARWAAVEQILFLLLGALVGGTSGVLHGAARGGRRNILVSGALGLVFGAVGGGLGKIIGGAVFAAVVMGTGGPGPIARVAAFVPMALAIGAAVGASQMSVRSLFSGAIGGAIAGFITGMVFDPLAAALASVTMLGNMGSVAAGQQVETGAPGRAAMAFGLGLFIGLFTALVDRVTRRAWLRLVVGRNEGREWPIDAGQTLIGRDERAHVPLFGDAQIPALAAVIQRQGQTYMLVDPNSPIGVGHNGIRVPQALLRHGDTIQVGSLNLQFLMRAGSAQAAAEGRAKAHAISHGQFAAGPAPAQPAPWSAPQQQPHQASPSPTAHMPQPGVATVAPAAFSLVAVSGPLTGQRVPVAGSLEIGREAAGLALGFDSQASRRHATVTPTQAGLIVTDLGSTNGTFVNGQRVTSAQARPGDTILIGSTQFRVE; encoded by the coding sequence ATGGGGAGCGTCGTTGTTCGCGCCTTCGCATGCGCCCTCGCAGGCACGCTCGCCTGGATCATTTGCGAACCCTTCTTCCCTCGCGTCTTCTCCGGGTTTGGCGCGATGCAGGTCGACGCGCGCTGGGCAGCGGTCGAACAGATCCTCTTCCTCTTGCTGGGAGCCCTGGTCGGCGGTACCTCGGGGGTGCTCCACGGGGCGGCACGGGGCGGAAGGCGCAACATTCTGGTCTCGGGCGCGCTCGGGCTCGTCTTCGGCGCGGTCGGGGGCGGGCTCGGGAAGATCATCGGCGGGGCGGTCTTCGCCGCGGTCGTGATGGGCACGGGCGGGCCCGGACCGATCGCGCGGGTCGCCGCTTTCGTGCCGATGGCGCTGGCAATCGGCGCGGCGGTGGGGGCGTCGCAGATGTCAGTCCGCTCGCTGTTCTCCGGAGCCATCGGCGGCGCGATCGCCGGGTTCATCACGGGAATGGTCTTCGACCCCCTGGCCGCAGCGCTCGCCTCGGTGACGATGCTTGGGAACATGGGCTCCGTTGCCGCGGGGCAGCAGGTCGAGACCGGGGCACCGGGCCGGGCCGCGATGGCCTTCGGCCTCGGCCTCTTCATCGGACTCTTCACGGCCCTAGTAGACCGGGTGACGCGACGCGCCTGGTTGCGTCTTGTCGTCGGCCGGAACGAGGGCCGCGAGTGGCCGATCGACGCGGGCCAGACGCTGATCGGCAGGGACGAGCGCGCCCACGTTCCCCTTTTCGGCGACGCGCAAATCCCTGCCCTGGCCGCCGTGATCCAGCGCCAGGGGCAGACATACATGCTCGTAGACCCCAACAGCCCCATCGGGGTAGGGCACAACGGCATCCGCGTCCCACAGGCGCTGCTGCGCCATGGGGACACGATCCAGGTCGGTTCCCTGAACCTTCAGTTCCTCATGCGCGCGGGCTCGGCGCAGGCCGCCGCTGAGGGCCGCGCAAAGGCGCACGCGATCTCCCACGGGCAGTTCGCGGCCGGTCCCGCCCCGGCGCAGCCGGCACCTTGGTCGGCGCCGCAACAACAGCCCCATCAGGCTTCGCCCTCACCCACGGCCCACATGCCCCAGCCCGGCGTGGCGACGGTGGCCCCGGCCGCCTTCTCCTTGGTGGCCGTGAGCGGGCCTCTGACCGGGCAGCGGGTCCCGGTGGCCGGTTCCCTCGAAATCGGCCGGGAGGCGGCGGGGCTCGCGCTCGGGTTCGACTCCCAAGCGTCCCGCCGTCACGCGACCGTGACCCCGACCCAAGCCGGACTCATCGTCACTGACCTTGGCAGCACGAACGGCACGTTCGTGAACGGGCAGCGGGTGACTTCGGCCCAAGCCCGGCCGGGAGACACGATCTTGATCGGCTCTACCCAGTTTCGGGTCGAATAG
- a CDS encoding VWA domain-containing protein codes for MSQVPPDPNKTQMTGFDPNKTVLGGGPDPNRTVAISAPPASGDPNRTTAWTPPSTELNVVATPSRKAAMANGPAREQFLVEITAPGDAALPGMVSGGQRTPVNLCLVVDRSGSMEGPPLEYAKQACNYVVDLLGPNDVLSIVVFDEIVEVLMAPQRVTNRQAVKDGIAQLRPGYTTNISDALTLASQQLAQFGGETGRATRLVMLTDGEPTAGIKDFSSLVQLAGDMKGRGVTSTFLGFGAEYNEELLASMAKRSGGNYYYIPQPQLIPEIFRTELEKLMTTAVTGLKLSLKLARWVNLRAATGMSVVPDQREFTVEMADLERGATLQQVFDFEFPNHPLGHYRVAGGKLTYADGGGQKSVDVDLVMEFTADAARYSAPVDPRVSSAFEVSAAGRAVERTIMGLKTQAITSAVAVADLQKTQALLLSQGRVQEAQEVTIAMQAIQRGDTGGAEKTLMGTMVNLDQGKTRG; via the coding sequence ATGAGCCAGGTGCCGCCCGATCCTAACAAGACACAGATGACGGGGTTCGACCCCAACAAGACCGTGCTGGGCGGTGGGCCGGACCCGAACCGGACAGTCGCGATCAGTGCCCCGCCCGCTTCGGGAGACCCGAACCGGACGACCGCCTGGACGCCCCCTTCGACCGAGCTGAACGTGGTCGCCACCCCAAGCCGAAAGGCCGCCATGGCCAACGGCCCGGCGCGTGAGCAGTTCTTGGTGGAGATCACGGCGCCCGGCGACGCCGCCCTGCCTGGCATGGTCTCCGGTGGCCAGCGCACGCCGGTGAACCTGTGCCTTGTCGTGGACCGGAGCGGCAGCATGGAGGGCCCTCCGCTGGAATACGCCAAGCAAGCCTGTAACTACGTCGTCGACCTCCTGGGACCGAACGACGTCCTCTCGATCGTCGTCTTCGACGAGATCGTGGAAGTCTTGATGGCCCCGCAGCGGGTGACGAACCGGCAAGCGGTGAAGGACGGCATCGCGCAGTTGCGCCCCGGCTATACGACGAACATCAGCGACGCTCTCACCCTCGCCAGCCAACAGCTCGCCCAATTTGGCGGCGAGACGGGGCGGGCGACGCGCCTCGTGATGCTCACCGACGGCGAGCCGACGGCCGGGATCAAGGACTTCTCGTCGCTGGTCCAACTCGCCGGGGACATGAAGGGCCGCGGTGTCACCTCGACGTTCCTGGGTTTCGGCGCAGAGTACAACGAGGAGTTGCTCGCCTCGATGGCGAAGCGGTCTGGGGGCAACTACTACTACATTCCGCAGCCGCAGCTGATCCCCGAGATCTTCCGCACGGAACTGGAGAAGCTGATGACCACCGCCGTCACTGGGCTGAAGCTTTCCCTGAAGCTGGCGAGGTGGGTGAACCTGCGGGCGGCCACGGGCATGTCGGTCGTCCCGGACCAGCGCGAGTTCACCGTGGAGATGGCAGACCTGGAGCGGGGGGCGACCCTGCAGCAAGTCTTCGACTTCGAGTTCCCGAACCACCCGCTCGGCCATTACCGGGTCGCGGGCGGAAAGCTGACGTATGCGGACGGAGGCGGGCAGAAGTCCGTGGACGTCGACCTCGTCATGGAGTTCACGGCAGATGCGGCCCGCTATTCGGCGCCCGTCGACCCGCGCGTCTCCTCGGCGTTTGAGGTCTCCGCGGCCGGGCGCGCGGTCGAGCGGACGATCATGGGGTTGAAGACGCAGGCGATCACCAGTGCGGTGGCCGTGGCCGACCTCCAGAAGACCCAAGCGCTGCTTCTCTCCCAAGGCCGCGTCCAGGAAGCCCAAGAAGTGACGATCGCCATGCAGGCGATCCAACGGGGCGATACCGGGGGGGCAGAAAAGACGTTGATGGGCACGATGGTGAACCTCGACCAGGGCAAGACCCGGGGGTAG
- a CDS encoding F0F1 ATP synthase subunit A: MRDLLPGLLPSLLAEAEHAAEGGHSDHHAAGFYIFIYVGITIAVMVGFFMLMKQGLSTRGAKTLPAKLGEHIYLFLDRMCVSIIGPHGRQYLPFLATLWFFIFTSNILGLFMDRAATGNLAINAAMALITVIYVQYAGIQRNGLAGHLKHFAGPAGIPIFISVLLFVVELVSETAKIGSLTLRLFANIEGGHLVVKNINDLLTGQLAGIPLGGLLLPIKLLSAILQAFIWVMLTSVYLNLVTHHEGHDEHDDHDSPVLAGAH; the protein is encoded by the coding sequence ATGAGAGACTTACTGCCGGGCCTCTTGCCAAGCCTGCTCGCGGAAGCGGAGCATGCCGCCGAGGGGGGACACAGCGACCACCACGCAGCGGGTTTCTATATCTTCATTTACGTCGGTATTACGATCGCCGTAATGGTCGGCTTCTTCATGCTGATGAAGCAGGGTCTTTCGACCCGCGGCGCCAAGACGCTGCCCGCGAAGCTCGGCGAGCACATCTACCTCTTCCTCGACCGGATGTGCGTTTCGATCATCGGCCCGCACGGGCGGCAGTACCTGCCCTTTCTCGCCACGCTGTGGTTCTTTATCTTCACGTCGAACATCCTCGGGCTCTTCATGGACCGCGCCGCGACCGGCAACCTCGCCATCAACGCGGCGATGGCGCTTATCACGGTCATCTACGTCCAGTACGCAGGCATCCAGAGGAACGGCCTTGCCGGCCACTTGAAGCACTTCGCCGGCCCCGCCGGAATCCCAATTTTCATATCGGTCCTGCTCTTCGTCGTCGAGCTCGTCTCGGAGACGGCGAAGATCGGCTCCCTCACCCTGCGCCTCTTCGCGAACATTGAAGGGGGCCACTTGGTCGTCAAAAACATCAACGACCTCTTGACCGGCCAGCTCGCGGGCATCCCGCTCGGCGGGCTGCTTCTGCCGATCAAGCTACTTTCGGCCATCTTGCAAGCCTTCATTTGGGTTATGCTGACTTCGGTCTACTTGAACCTGGTCACCCACCACGAGGGCCACGACGAACACGACGACCACGACTCCCCCGTCCTTGCGGGGGCGCACTGA